DNA from Balaenoptera musculus isolate JJ_BM4_2016_0621 chromosome 4, mBalMus1.pri.v3, whole genome shotgun sequence:
aacaacaatgaaataccatttccTACCTATcagatttacaaaaattaaaaattctgacaTTATCAAGAGGTGGTAAGGATGTAGAGTAAtgggccataaaaagaaaagaaaaaacactgggagtaaatgtccatcaacaagagaacagataaattgtggtatattcattcaATTGAATATTATGTAGCtactaaaatgaatgaactagagcCAAATGCTTCatgtggataaatctcaaaaatgtgTTAGCCCAGAAAAAAACAGTTGAATAATACTATATGCAGAGTATGAGTTTTATGCTGTAGGTAGTTTCAAAATTTGGAGCAAGGTAAATAAATAAGCCAAGGaggcacataaacacacacacaccccctagaGTGAAGGGTGAGCAGAACCAGTTGGAGTGGGAGGGTGCCTAGTGCCAGATAGCCTGAGAGGGGGGCACACAGAAGGGAACACTTTAATCTGCTAGAacagtcagggaagacttcaccAGGAGGAGACGTGAACTTGGCCTTGAAAGAGAAGTGCACCTACAGTGCCAGGAAGCCAGCTCTTTCTACTCCACATCCAGTGGTTGTTGGAGGACCTATTTCTCTGGACCCTGAGCATAGAGCCTGACCACACAGGGCTGAGACCACCCAAAAGTGAAGACTAACTTGAATGTTATCTCCAGTTTGAGGATGTTTGCTCTCATCTTTATatacacagaggaaaaaagaaaaaaaaacagctcaAAGCTCTTCTTTTGAAATGATGACAGCAGTAATAATTGCTCGTCCTTTAATAATaagagctaccatttattgagcatttactgtatgCAGGGCACTGGGCTGTCATCAGATGCTTTATTGCCTTTAGTTCTCACGACAACTCTAAGAGGCACGTACTATTTATACCTTTCCAGGGATGCGGAAACCAAGGCTTCGAGAATTCAGGTGCCTTGCCCACAGTCCTATGGAGTTAGTAGgtggagctgggatctgaacccttCCGACTCTCCAGCCCATGTTTTAACCACTGCTTCTCACAAGCAGACACCCAATGAAAGCAACAAGAGTTTTACTGCCTTCAATTGGAATAAATGAGAACGTGATCCGAGCATAATAAACTAGAACCCAAGCTTATCATTACATTCATGAACACCTGTCACTGtcaggtgctccataaatgcttATGAAATGAGGTAGCGTTTAGTTTCAGGAAATGAAAACCAACCCAGTGTCAAAATGACAGTCTTCACCCCTGTAGGAAGCAAGTAGCAACTCACAGGCCCCATGAACAAGCAGAGCAGCGCTTCACGGGCTCGCATCCGTGGACAGTGGGCGCTCCCAGCCCCACACTTAGACCCCCCCGAACGCCCCCGCTCCTCCCCTAACCCCCGTCCCACCTGCTCTCgtgcccttccctcccccgctCCTCGGCGCTCAGCCCGGACCCTGGTGTAAGGGCTCTGCGCTGGGCACCGAGCTCCCGGCGGGAAggctgggttttctctctctcagcctATCACACAGCGGACCTGCTCTGAAAATATGCTTTTGTGTGGATGGAGTTCAGCGCTCTCCCCAAAACCCCACAGGTCAGGCATACATAAAGTGAGAAGAAACAGGACAGACAAGAAAGtggaaaaattctttttttttttttgaaaagttcttttgttttaaaaaataaatttatttattttatttatttatttttggctgtgtttggtcttcgttgctgcgtgcgggttttctctagttgtggcgagcgggggctactctttgttgtggtgcgcggggttctcattgctgtggcttctcttgttgcggagcacgggctctaggcgcgcgggcttcagtagttgtggctcacgggctctagagcacaagctcagtagctgtggcgctcaggcttagctgctccgcggcatgtgagatcttcccagaccagggcttgaacccgtgtcccctgcattggcaggcggattcttaaccaccgcgccaccaggaaagtccaagaACTGGAAGAATTCTGCTTTTCAAATGAAAGTAGATAAAGCGAGCACTCCATCTTCTCTGCTAGGAAAAGCCATTATCACTGGATTCCCCTGTATTcatgttattcattcatttcacaaacatttaccAGACACCTGCCAGGTGCGGGAGGCGGGCCCTGGACTGAAGCTGGCTGCCTCCTTTGCACCTGCCCTCCGTACACAGTGGAGGAAACCCTCCCTCCAGCCGGCAGGGCGGGCACAGGGAGGGGCCTTCACAGCCCGCGCCCCCAGGTGCGCACGACGGAGGAGGAGACAAAGGCACAGCAGGCAGCCACAATTTCTGACTGTAAATGGTACGGGGCGGGGGCGGGAATGAGAGGTGAGatagaaaggggaagagagagggagggagggagagagggagagagggagggagagagggagggagagagggagggagggagagggagggagggagggagagggagggagggagggagatgggagaagaggaagtggaagcagggagaggaaGACAGCGGCAGCCCGTCTGGACTCTCCCCAGAGCCACGTCTGACAATACCCTGGTCACGTTTTAATTAATTGCAAGGTTTTACCATTGCCTCaaaccagagctctctctctgatTAATTTCCGAAAGAGCCTGCCGAGTCGAATCATCGCAAACACGATGATCCCGGTTATTATGGCCTGAGCAGCTAAAAGCAGAAAATAGAGACCCCAGAACAGGCTCTGGTCCTGACTTTTGCCCTCGGCCACCGGCCGGGCCCACGCCCAGGACTCGGAGCGCTTGGGTCCCAAGGAAGCGCGGGCAGGGGCGGCGGGCAGGGCGGGCTGCTGGGGGCCTTCGGAAGAGCCGAGGGCGAGGCGGCGGGAAGGCGGGCTCCCGGGGCGCGGACAGCCGGGGTCGCCGTGGGGCAGGGCCCAGAGTGGCAGACCGGCGTGCGGCCCGGGGCCGTGACACAGCGGGGGCTCGGCTCGACCCACGAGGCCCGCGTGCCGCCGCAGCCACGCCAGGAACGGCCCCAGGCCACAGTCGCAGCGCCAGGGATTGTGCCCCAGCAGGACGTTCGCCAGCCGGGGCAGAGCCTCAAATACGTCGCCGGGCAGGGTCTCCAGCTGGTTGTGGTCAAGCTGGATCTCCTCCAGGCTGCTGAGGTTGCGGAAGAGCTCGCGGGGCAGGGTCCGCAGCCGGTTGCGGCGCAGCGACACGTGGCGCAGCCCGCCGAGGCCGCGGAGCAATCCGGCGGGGAGGGAAGCCAGGCCGGTGGAGCGCAGGGCGAGCACCCGCAGCTCGCCGAGGCCCCGAAAGGCGTCCTCCGGGAGCGCGCTCAGCTGCGGGCTCAGCGTCACCCCCAGTACCCGCAGGCCGCTCAGGTTGCGGAAGGCGGCGGCAGGCAGGGTGCGCAGCTGGGTGGCGTTCAGCCACAGCTCCCGCAGGCCGCCCATCTCCCCGAAGAGCACCTCGGGGAGTTCCTCCAGCGGGTTCTCGAACAGGGTCAGGAAGGTCAAATTGTGCGAATG
Protein-coding regions in this window:
- the GP5 gene encoding platelet glycoprotein V — protein: MLRSALLCAALGLLRAQPFPCPPTCRCTFRDAAQCSQGSVARIAALGLPTNLTHILLFQMGRGALQNSSFSGMTVLQRLMLSDSQVSAIAPGTFNDLIKLKTLRLSHNKITHLPGALLDKLVLLEQLFLDGNELKSLDQNMFQKLVNLQELFLNQNQLAFLPASLFTDLGNLKLLDLSGNNLTHLPEGLFGVQVKLEKLLLHSNQLVSLDSGLLDSLRALMELQLDRNHIRSVAPGAFDRLRSLSSLTLSRNRLEFLPSALFLHSHNLTFLTLFENPLEELPEVLFGEMGGLRELWLNATQLRTLPAAAFRNLSGLRVLGVTLSPQLSALPEDAFRGLGELRVLALRSTGLASLPAGLLRGLGGLRHVSLRRNRLRTLPRELFRNLSSLEEIQLDHNQLETLPGDVFEALPRLANVLLGHNPWRCDCGLGPFLAWLRRHAGLVGRAEPPLCHGPGPHAGLPLWALPHGDPGCPRPGSPPSRRLALGSSEGPQQPALPAAPARASLGPKRSESWAWARPVAEGKSQDQSLFWGLYFLLLAAQAIITGIIVFAMIRLGRLFRKLIRERALV